A single region of the Actinoplanes sp. SE50/110 genome encodes:
- a CDS encoding bifunctional 2-polyprenyl-6-hydroxyphenol methylase/3-demethylubiquinol 3-O-methyltransferase UbiG, producing MPTQDLRQAAESFGIDAARYDRTRPPYPAELLDRILAATPGRAVLNAGCGTGIEARQLRERGCTVLGVEPDRRMADVARASGIPVEVARLEEWQPAGRSFDLVVAGTAWHWIDPVAGAAKAAQVLRPGGRLAPFWHTFRLPDELTAASAEVFARLAPDSPIRLPRQAPATPVEGYRPILTAAADGIRAAGGFTEPEQWQVDWEKAYTRDEWLDQLPTSGAFTRLPGDQLAAVCDAVGAAIDRLGGGFVMAYTSVAVTAVRTSPAR from the coding sequence ATGCCCACTCAGGATCTGCGCCAGGCCGCCGAGTCGTTCGGCATCGACGCCGCACGATACGACCGGACCCGCCCGCCCTACCCGGCCGAGCTGCTGGACCGCATCCTGGCGGCCACGCCCGGCCGCGCGGTGCTCAATGCCGGCTGTGGCACCGGGATCGAGGCCCGCCAGCTGCGCGAGCGCGGCTGCACCGTGCTGGGCGTCGAGCCCGACCGGCGGATGGCCGATGTCGCCCGGGCCAGCGGCATTCCGGTCGAGGTCGCCCGGCTGGAGGAGTGGCAGCCCGCCGGCCGCAGTTTCGACCTGGTGGTGGCCGGGACCGCGTGGCACTGGATCGACCCGGTGGCCGGCGCCGCCAAGGCCGCTCAGGTGCTGCGGCCGGGTGGCCGGCTGGCCCCGTTCTGGCACACGTTCCGGCTGCCGGACGAGCTGACCGCCGCGTCCGCCGAGGTGTTCGCCCGGCTGGCGCCGGACTCGCCGATCCGGCTGCCCCGGCAGGCGCCCGCCACGCCGGTGGAGGGTTACCGGCCGATCCTCACCGCGGCCGCCGACGGCATCCGGGCGGCCGGCGGCTTCACCGAGCCGGAGCAGTGGCAGGTGGACTGGGAGAAGGCCTACACCCGGGACGAGTGGCTCGACCAGCTGCCCACCTCGGGCGCCTTCACCCGGCTGCCGGGCGATCAGCTGGCCGCGGTCTGCGACGCGGTCGGCGCGGCGATCGACCGGCTGGGCGGCGGTTTCGTGATGGCCTACACCTCGGTGGCGGTCACCGCGGTCAGGACTTCGCCGGCACGGTGA
- a CDS encoding MMPL family transporter, protein MFAGWGSRVARLRWPVLLATLVAVLGAGIWGMGVFGQLTEGGYADPASESARAAEVVADEAGGPGGDVIAIYTPARGIGIDDAGLTGRIRERLAGLPSNTVTATSSYWDRKSAAYAAKDRSSAVAVISLAGADDAAKTEAFAGIADDFAVSGATVRLAGAVPLAHTSNQRSTDDLGKAELISMPIVLILLLFIFGSLVAATLPVIVGGCAVLGSLGVLNAISHGHDVNSFAVNVASLLGLGMAIDYGLFMVGRFREEQAAGHDPAEAVRRTVGTAGRTVVFSATLLMTALAGLLLFPQGFLKSLAYGGLAAVFLAMLLSLTLLPAILAILGPRVDKLPVRLPGAQRTGDGWGRLARFVLRRPVLVAIPILAGLIVLALPIGGVRFGENDERVLPAGDPARVAIETLKTSYPQFSGDGVQVVVRGPAAAAKPFAAQLAKIPGVASVGPAGAGKDLTVYNAALQSTDSFSAPARRVVDDIRALQPPPGTTVLVGGVTARNVDSLAAIGNRLPLMIGLLTGATLLLMFLAFGSVLLPIKAVVMSGLSLSATFGLLVWLFQQGHGAGLLGVTPAPLEAGIVVLMAAVVFGLSTDYEVFLLSRMVEARTRGASTAEAVTIGLSRTGRVITAAALLLIVVTGAFALSSITTMRFVGVGMITALILDATVVRMLLVPAVLALLGNAAWWAPGPLRRLQERAGLAEHDPLPAVAEPRTEVLDYTAVAAHLGAGRDAETAVIPRVRDNDETTTLPTISDDTAVLPAVRGDNEADAGPEADIDADADPEADETTTPPAIHDAETDPHAAPGDGTDPGAADAESTGPAANRTADTAVFPAVTDGETATLPAARDDATGSVAVTDTEASGLTADGDESLVVAPDETSILVWDPAAGETAPASDLTDSGDISDSGGMADSGDLVDADDAGTDTASHADTGAAFHADTGAASHVDAVPDTDAASNADIAFDAGAARDAGAASDAGAGSEAGAGSDVAAAFDGSAVSDLETGALADPSARDALSDAPDSRGLTATAKHEAASTPPPAAASAPDATSTSFSPSNSTDSRAGTTGFSAWTKSRPADAASRELAGSGAFDVTQVMPILSPHLLRSRSTTTPTPVAPESDSTQPADHPSGPSEGIPAPDPVSADPVSADPVSADSASTDAALSNPTSSEAASSDARAGDATFPGADLSGPASSRPGSSDAAFSESTGLAEPADPLDSSSLWAQVEATLAADARTAASGSAETPAAEASHQAPAPQGMAPEPREQGSETPEPAGKIISSDLMSDTGKVVTGPEPTAAAATSAAEVPAVAPIIAPETDADTTAPAADVAEMAPVTAIPAEVADAFTWMSDPRIAGIVSGGNESTETGSDFNWLTETREFPITPTSPEQPGALDFPVAKPARPATLGDLPNAPRRANPVSEDVAKAAEPQTESAVEAGSEPEGRTEPNTDPPDGPAEATPDAVPIGDVDANPGSADETATGDVAEASNDASPSVEADTDDAAEIGNETGSSVEDDVSAESPTSPKPEADAESRIEVRAPVDVGAAVDGGAVDGGAVDGGAGFDGDAGSADASGAGPAVETEMDPGSTVGSEVDAGSAAVTPADAGVGAGGQAAAGAGADSDGPGSGSAAEATVNAPGVGRRRPQTLDEWLHGSRPATTPVEVTPRVSPVDESQKRPAAVGDVAPVSAAPVSSVPMRRPQTLDEWLHGDPAQPRPQSLGDVTAGEVRPVSSAGPRPRSLGDLTAGQNRPVSSAGPRPQSLEDLAAGENRPIGSAGPRPGKATGQKPPAPARRPASLADHYPDRPRRPGSGPQQPAPESPAAPDRDNDPDPSAS, encoded by the coding sequence GTGTTCGCGGGCTGGGGATCGCGGGTCGCCCGCCTCCGTTGGCCGGTACTGCTCGCCACCCTGGTGGCGGTGCTCGGTGCCGGCATCTGGGGGATGGGCGTTTTCGGGCAGCTCACCGAGGGGGGCTACGCCGACCCGGCCAGCGAGTCGGCGCGCGCCGCCGAGGTGGTCGCCGACGAGGCCGGCGGGCCGGGCGGCGACGTCATCGCCATCTACACCCCGGCCCGGGGCATCGGCATCGACGACGCCGGGCTGACCGGGCGGATCCGGGAACGACTTGCCGGGCTGCCCAGCAACACGGTCACCGCGACCTCGTCGTACTGGGACCGCAAGAGCGCGGCCTACGCCGCGAAGGACCGGTCCAGCGCGGTCGCGGTGATCAGCCTGGCCGGCGCCGACGACGCCGCCAAGACCGAGGCGTTCGCGGGGATCGCCGACGACTTCGCGGTCAGCGGCGCCACCGTGCGACTCGCCGGCGCCGTCCCGCTCGCCCACACCTCCAACCAGCGGTCCACCGACGACCTCGGCAAAGCCGAACTGATCTCGATGCCGATCGTGCTGATCCTGCTGCTGTTCATCTTCGGCTCGCTGGTCGCCGCGACCCTGCCGGTGATCGTCGGCGGCTGCGCGGTCCTCGGCTCGCTGGGCGTGCTCAACGCGATCTCCCACGGCCACGACGTCAACTCGTTCGCGGTCAACGTGGCCAGCCTCCTCGGCCTCGGCATGGCGATCGACTACGGGCTGTTCATGGTCGGCCGGTTCCGGGAGGAACAGGCCGCCGGCCACGACCCGGCCGAAGCGGTCCGCCGCACCGTCGGCACCGCCGGACGCACCGTGGTGTTCTCCGCCACCCTGCTGATGACCGCCCTGGCCGGGCTGTTGCTGTTCCCGCAGGGCTTCCTGAAATCCCTCGCCTACGGCGGGCTGGCCGCGGTGTTCCTGGCGATGCTGCTGTCCCTCACCCTGCTCCCGGCGATCCTCGCCATCCTCGGCCCGCGCGTCGACAAACTCCCGGTCCGGCTGCCCGGCGCACAGCGCACCGGCGACGGCTGGGGGCGGCTCGCCCGCTTCGTGCTACGCCGGCCGGTGCTCGTCGCCATCCCCATCCTGGCCGGGCTGATCGTGCTCGCGCTGCCGATCGGAGGCGTCCGCTTCGGGGAGAACGACGAACGGGTCCTTCCGGCCGGCGACCCGGCCCGGGTGGCGATCGAGACGCTGAAAACGTCGTACCCCCAGTTCAGCGGCGACGGGGTGCAGGTCGTCGTGCGCGGGCCGGCAGCCGCGGCCAAGCCCTTCGCCGCGCAGCTGGCGAAGATCCCCGGCGTCGCCTCGGTCGGTCCGGCCGGCGCCGGCAAAGACCTCACCGTCTACAACGCCGCCCTGCAGAGCACCGACTCGTTCAGCGCCCCCGCCCGCCGGGTCGTCGACGACATCCGCGCCCTGCAACCCCCGCCCGGCACCACCGTCCTGGTCGGTGGCGTGACCGCCCGCAACGTCGACAGCCTCGCCGCCATCGGCAACCGCCTCCCCCTGATGATCGGCCTGCTCACCGGCGCCACCCTGCTGCTGATGTTCCTGGCCTTCGGCTCCGTCCTGCTGCCGATCAAAGCCGTCGTGATGAGCGGCCTCAGCCTGTCCGCCACCTTCGGCCTGCTCGTCTGGCTCTTCCAGCAGGGCCACGGCGCCGGCCTGCTCGGCGTCACCCCGGCCCCGCTGGAAGCCGGCATCGTCGTGCTGATGGCCGCCGTCGTCTTCGGCCTGTCCACCGACTACGAGGTGTTCCTGCTCTCCCGGATGGTCGAGGCCCGCACCAGGGGCGCCAGCACCGCCGAAGCCGTCACCATCGGCCTCAGCCGCACCGGCCGCGTCATCACCGCCGCCGCCCTGCTGCTGATCGTGGTCACCGGCGCCTTCGCCCTCTCCAGCATCACCACCATGCGCTTCGTCGGCGTCGGCATGATCACCGCTCTGATCCTGGACGCCACCGTCGTGCGCATGCTCCTCGTCCCGGCCGTCCTCGCCCTGCTCGGCAACGCCGCCTGGTGGGCACCGGGACCCCTGCGCCGCCTGCAGGAGAGGGCGGGCCTGGCGGAGCACGACCCGCTGCCGGCCGTGGCGGAACCCCGAACCGAAGTGTTGGACTACACGGCGGTGGCGGCACACCTGGGCGCGGGACGCGACGCGGAGACCGCCGTCATCCCCCGCGTCCGGGACAACGACGAAACAACCACCCTTCCCACCATCAGCGACGACACAGCGGTTCTGCCCGCCGTCCGCGGCGACAACGAAGCCGACGCGGGCCCCGAAGCCGACATCGACGCCGACGCAGACCCCGAAGCCGACGAGACAACGACGCCGCCCGCGATCCACGACGCCGAGACCGACCCCCACGCCGCGCCCGGCGACGGAACCGACCCCGGCGCCGCCGACGCAGAGTCAACCGGCCCGGCCGCCAACCGCACCGCCGATACAGCGGTCTTCCCAGCTGTCACCGACGGCGAGACAGCGACGCTGCCCGCGGCCCGCGACGACGCGACGGGCTCCGTTGCCGTCACTGACACCGAGGCGAGCGGCCTGACCGCTGACGGCGACGAATCGTTGGTGGTCGCACCGGACGAAACGTCGATCCTGGTCTGGGATCCCGCGGCCGGCGAAACCGCTCCTGCCAGCGACCTCACCGACTCGGGCGACATCTCCGACAGCGGCGGCATGGCCGATTCGGGTGACCTCGTTGACGCCGACGACGCCGGCACCGACACCGCTTCCCACGCCGACACCGGCGCCGCTTTCCACGCCGACACCGGCGCCGCTTCCCACGTCGACGCTGTGCCCGACACCGACGCCGCTTCCAACGCCGACATTGCATTTGATGCCGGAGCCGCTCGTGACGCCGGCGCCGCTTCTGACGCCGGCGCCGGTTCCGAGGCCGGCGCCGGTTCCGATGTTGCGGCGGCGTTCGATGGTTCGGCGGTTTCCGACCTCGAAACTGGTGCCCTCGCCGACCCGTCGGCTCGCGATGCCCTCTCGGATGCCCCGGACAGCCGCGGCCTGACGGCCACCGCGAAGCACGAGGCAGCATCCACTCCCCCTCCGGCGGCCGCTTCAGCTCCGGATGCGACCTCCACCTCGTTCTCCCCTTCGAATTCGACCGACAGTCGGGCCGGGACCACAGGCTTCAGCGCTTGGACGAAATCCAGGCCCGCCGACGCGGCTTCCCGGGAATTGGCCGGAAGCGGAGCCTTCGACGTCACCCAGGTGATGCCGATCCTCTCCCCCCATCTGCTGCGCTCCCGCTCCACGACCACTCCCACCCCGGTCGCCCCCGAATCCGACTCCACCCAACCAGCCGATCACCCGTCAGGGCCGTCCGAAGGCATCCCAGCCCCGGACCCCGTATCCGCGGATCCCGTATCCGCGGATCCCGTATCCGCGGACTCCGCATCCACGGACGCAGCACTCTCGAACCCGACGTCGTCGGAAGCCGCATCCTCGGACGCCCGGGCCGGGGACGCCACATTCCCGGGAGCAGATCTCTCGGGCCCAGCGTCGTCGAGGCCTGGATCCTCGGACGCCGCATTCTCGGAGTCGACCGGGCTGGCGGAGCCGGCTGACCCGCTCGACAGCTCGTCGCTGTGGGCCCAGGTCGAGGCCACTCTGGCCGCGGACGCCCGGACGGCCGCCTCCGGTTCCGCGGAAACGCCCGCCGCCGAGGCCTCGCACCAGGCTCCCGCACCGCAGGGGATGGCGCCTGAACCGCGAGAACAGGGATCCGAAACGCCGGAGCCGGCCGGCAAGATCATCAGCTCGGACCTGATGTCAGACACCGGGAAAGTGGTCACCGGGCCGGAGCCCACCGCTGCGGCAGCGACTTCTGCCGCGGAGGTGCCTGCGGTCGCGCCGATCATCGCGCCGGAAACCGACGCCGACACGACAGCCCCGGCGGCGGACGTCGCCGAGATGGCACCGGTCACCGCCATCCCGGCGGAGGTCGCGGACGCGTTCACCTGGATGTCGGATCCCAGGATCGCCGGCATCGTCAGCGGCGGGAATGAGTCGACCGAGACGGGTTCGGACTTCAACTGGCTTACCGAGACCAGGGAATTCCCGATAACGCCGACTTCCCCGGAGCAGCCCGGCGCCCTGGACTTCCCGGTGGCGAAGCCGGCCCGTCCAGCGACCCTGGGGGACCTTCCCAACGCTCCCCGCCGCGCGAATCCCGTTTCGGAGGACGTCGCCAAGGCCGCCGAGCCCCAGACCGAATCCGCTGTCGAAGCGGGCAGCGAGCCTGAAGGCCGGACAGAACCCAACACCGACCCCCCAGACGGCCCGGCCGAAGCCACGCCGGACGCCGTGCCCATAGGCGACGTCGACGCCAATCCCGGATCGGCGGACGAAACGGCCACCGGTGACGTGGCCGAAGCCAGCAACGACGCCAGCCCCTCGGTCGAAGCAGACACCGATGACGCGGCGGAAATCGGCAACGAGACGGGATCCTCGGTAGAGGACGACGTCAGCGCTGAGTCGCCGACCTCGCCGAAGCCCGAGGCCGACGCCGAGTCCAGGATCGAAGTCCGTGCCCCGGTTGACGTCGGTGCCGCCGTTGACGGTGGTGCTGTCGACGGTGGTGCTGTCGACGGTGGTGCCGGGTTTGACGGGGATGCCGGATCTGCGGACGCGTCCGGCGCCGGACCTGCGGTGGAAACCGAGATGGACCCCGGATCTACGGTGGGATCCGAGGTCGACGCCGGATCCGCGGCGGTGACCCCGGCCGACGCTGGGGTCGGGGCGGGAGGTCAGGCTGCTGCCGGGGCTGGGGCGGACAGCGATGGCCCGGGTTCCGGATCGGCGGCCGAGGCGACCGTCAACGCGCCCGGGGTCGGGCGGCGGCGACCGCAGACGTTGGACGAGTGGCTGCATGGGAGTCGGCCGGCTACCACGCCGGTCGAGGTGACGCCCCGCGTGTCGCCGGTGGACGAGTCGCAGAAGCGGCCCGCGGCGGTCGGTGATGTGGCCCCGGTGAGTGCGGCGCCGGTCAGCTCCGTGCCGATGCGGCGGCCGCAGACGCTCGACGAATGGCTGCATGGGGACCCGGCCCAGCCGCGTCCGCAGAGTCTTGGCGATGTGACCGCCGGCGAGGTTCGGCCGGTCAGCTCCGCCGGACCGCGCCCGCGCAGCCTGGGCGACCTGACCGCCGGGCAGAACCGGCCGGTCAGTTCGGCCGGGCCCCGGCCGCAGAGCCTGGAGGACCTGGCGGCTGGCGAGAACCGACCGATCGGCTCGGCCGGCCCGCGCCCCGGGAAGGCGACCGGCCAGAAGCCGCCCGCTCCGGCCCGGCGCCCGGCTTCGCTCGCCGACCACTACCCCGACCGCCCCCGCCGACCCGGCAGCGGACCGCAGCAACCCGCCCCCGAGAGCCCGGCGGCGCCGGACCGCGACAACGATCCGGACCCGTCCGCATCCTGA
- a CDS encoding TetR/AcrR family transcriptional regulator → MPTGVALRDVRRQLFAAADRILLRAGPSALTSRAVTTEAGCAKGVLHRHFEDFDAFLADYVLDRVERLAPEAVTLRAAAGTGTVAGNLTTALIGVFESVAVAVVALITFRDGLRARLRRAWPAGVPVLTEAAEMIAAYLAAERDLGRLPAGTEVDSLAAMLIGTGHLLFADRTGTAPDEAAVHRMVTAVLG, encoded by the coding sequence GTGCCGACAGGGGTAGCCCTCCGTGACGTCCGCCGCCAGCTGTTCGCGGCCGCCGACCGGATCCTGCTCCGCGCCGGGCCCAGTGCCCTGACCAGCCGCGCGGTGACCACCGAGGCGGGCTGCGCCAAGGGCGTGCTGCACCGGCACTTCGAGGACTTCGACGCGTTCCTGGCCGACTACGTGCTCGACCGGGTCGAGCGACTCGCGCCGGAGGCGGTCACGCTGCGCGCCGCGGCCGGCACCGGCACGGTCGCCGGGAACCTGACCACCGCACTGATCGGGGTGTTCGAGTCGGTCGCGGTCGCCGTCGTCGCGCTGATCACCTTCCGCGACGGGCTGCGCGCCCGGTTGCGCCGAGCCTGGCCGGCCGGCGTGCCGGTGCTCACCGAGGCGGCCGAGATGATCGCCGCCTACCTGGCCGCCGAACGCGACCTGGGCCGGCTGCCGGCCGGCACCGAGGTGGACAGCCTCGCGGCGATGCTGATCGGGACCGGCCACCTGCTCTTCGCCGACCGTACCGGCACCGCCCCCGACGAGGCCGCCGTGCACCGCATGGTCACCGCGGTGCTGGGCTGA
- a CDS encoding copper resistance CopC/CopD family protein produces MLVLLLVLVGALLATPRAASAHAATVGSSPAPGSVVAASPAEVTVTFSETITPVSGHIQVVAPDGERISGLATARGAVLHIPVRAARHPLGTYLISYRVISADSHPVGGAITFSVGAPSARPQAAASTGIHPSVRFAVPAFRLLGYAGITLTIGPALLLALLWPRRRSRTGPIRTVRAGFALIALATLGALGTQAQQGSGAALWQVSAGELAEVAGSRFGLTLIARLALLAALYPLVQPLLRAGPAGRPRVAATLLLGAAGLATWPLTGHAVAAPLPVVTVTVGVVHLAAMAIWIGGLVTLLAFLLRGTDRRILGVLLPVWSRWAMLSVLWLAIAGAVQAVVQVGAVDALLHTGYGQVLLVKLGVLVLVLAAAAVARRLVGRSPEGRGLRRTVGIEVAATAVILALSAVLVQVNPGRTAGAEAGAVTGVGVSQTLTCPLYTLQFNIYPVELGEYNTVHAFLYTPEGKPLPPAEWQISTQLMGQGLEAVKEPLLGLEPPHHALGSVSFPLPGTYEIAFTIRVDDLNRATVKTTVTVPAKS; encoded by the coding sequence GTGCTCGTGCTGCTCCTCGTTCTGGTGGGAGCGCTGCTCGCGACGCCGCGGGCGGCTTCCGCGCACGCCGCGACGGTGGGGTCGAGCCCGGCGCCGGGCAGCGTGGTGGCCGCCTCCCCGGCCGAGGTGACGGTCACCTTCAGCGAGACGATCACCCCGGTCAGCGGGCACATCCAGGTGGTGGCGCCGGACGGCGAGCGGATCTCCGGGCTGGCCACGGCGCGCGGCGCGGTGCTGCACATCCCGGTCCGCGCGGCTCGGCACCCGCTCGGGACGTACCTGATCAGCTACCGGGTGATCTCCGCGGACAGCCATCCGGTCGGTGGCGCGATCACCTTCTCGGTCGGTGCGCCTTCGGCGCGTCCGCAGGCCGCGGCCAGCACCGGCATCCATCCCAGCGTGCGGTTCGCTGTGCCCGCGTTCCGATTGCTGGGGTACGCGGGCATCACGCTCACCATCGGCCCGGCGCTCCTGCTCGCCCTGCTGTGGCCCCGCCGCCGGTCGCGCACCGGGCCGATCCGCACGGTCCGCGCCGGCTTCGCCCTGATCGCCCTCGCCACCCTCGGGGCCCTCGGCACCCAGGCCCAGCAGGGCAGCGGCGCCGCCCTGTGGCAGGTGTCCGCCGGCGAGCTGGCCGAGGTCGCCGGCAGCCGGTTCGGCCTCACCCTGATCGCCCGCCTGGCCCTGCTGGCCGCCCTGTATCCGCTGGTGCAGCCCCTGCTGCGGGCCGGCCCGGCCGGCCGCCCGCGGGTGGCGGCAACCCTGCTGCTCGGCGCGGCCGGGCTGGCCACCTGGCCGCTGACCGGGCACGCGGTCGCCGCCCCGCTGCCGGTCGTCACGGTCACCGTCGGCGTGGTGCACCTGGCCGCCATGGCGATCTGGATCGGCGGGCTGGTCACCCTGCTCGCCTTCCTGCTGCGCGGCACCGACCGCCGGATCCTGGGCGTGCTGCTGCCGGTCTGGTCCCGCTGGGCGATGCTGTCCGTGCTGTGGCTGGCGATCGCCGGTGCGGTCCAGGCGGTGGTGCAGGTCGGCGCGGTGGACGCGCTGCTGCACACCGGGTACGGGCAGGTGCTGCTGGTCAAGCTGGGCGTGCTGGTGCTGGTCCTGGCGGCGGCCGCGGTCGCCCGCCGGCTGGTGGGCCGCTCCCCCGAGGGGCGCGGGCTGCGCCGCACGGTCGGGATCGAGGTCGCCGCGACCGCGGTGATCCTGGCGTTGAGCGCGGTGCTGGTGCAGGTCAACCCGGGGCGTACGGCCGGGGCCGAGGCGGGTGCGGTGACCGGTGTCGGGGTGTCGCAGACGCTGACCTGCCCGCTGTACACACTGCAGTTCAACATCTATCCGGTGGAGTTGGGCGAGTACAACACCGTGCACGCGTTCCTGTACACCCCGGAGGGCAAGCCGCTGCCGCCGGCCGAGTGGCAGATCAGCACACAGTTGATGGGTCAGGGCCTGGAAGCGGTGAAGGAGCCGCTGCTCGGGCTGGAGCCGCCGCACCACGCGCTGGGGTCGGTGTCGTTCCCGCTGCCCGGCACGTACGAGATCGCCTTCACCATCCGGGTCGACGACCTGAACCGGGCCACCGTGAAGACCACGGTCACCGTGCCGGCGAAGTCCTGA
- a CDS encoding FKBP-type peptidyl-prolyl cis-trans isomerase has translation MSDRTTPSDKRRGQAIAGGVAGALVFVVLVVVFFVVRGGHDKQPAATSAAVQQDSAAAVAPPPAEASPAAGLPPELSHEPDVQPGTGGPLTELVALPLIVGTGPVVAAGQTITVNYKLIPYKGGAVMDSSWSRHEPFTTVIGAGQVIKGWDQGIPGQHVGSRIQLDVPAALAYKDQDLRFVVDILAAH, from the coding sequence ATGAGTGACCGGACCACCCCGTCGGACAAGCGCCGCGGCCAGGCGATCGCGGGCGGCGTCGCGGGCGCGCTCGTCTTCGTGGTGCTCGTGGTGGTGTTCTTCGTGGTGCGGGGCGGCCACGACAAGCAGCCGGCCGCGACCAGCGCCGCCGTGCAGCAGGACAGTGCCGCAGCGGTCGCGCCCCCACCGGCGGAGGCGTCCCCGGCCGCCGGCCTTCCCCCGGAGCTGTCCCACGAGCCCGACGTGCAGCCGGGCACCGGCGGCCCGCTCACCGAGCTGGTCGCCCTCCCGCTGATCGTCGGCACGGGCCCGGTGGTCGCCGCCGGCCAGACGATCACCGTCAACTACAAGCTGATCCCCTACAAGGGCGGCGCGGTGATGGACTCGTCCTGGAGCCGGCACGAGCCCTTCACCACGGTGATCGGCGCCGGCCAGGTCATCAAGGGCTGGGACCAGGGCATCCCCGGCCAGCACGTCGGCAGCCGCATCCAGCTGGACGTCCCCGCCGCGCTCGCCTACAAGGACCAGGACCTCCGCTTCGTGGTGGACATCCTCGCCGCGCACTAG
- the yaaA gene encoding peroxide stress protein YaaA translates to MLILLPPSEGKTPATTGSPVDPDTLWLPALGAARRRVMTRLVAMCRRGSARSIADSLTVLGLSEGQRSEIARNAALPEAPAGPAAEIYTGVLYEALAPATLDDAARARLYETAVVFSGLWGVVRLGDRIPAYRCSVGVSLPAPVGGLTAYWKKQLSRALDPVAAGGPVLDLRSGAYAAMWSPPAATASRVAALRVLHERVVGGVAKRSVVSHFNKATKGRLVRALATEPVAPSSLDELITAMRDLKFTVEERPAPPGRPRQLDIVVAEL, encoded by the coding sequence GTGCTCATTCTGCTGCCGCCGTCCGAGGGCAAGACTCCCGCCACCACCGGTTCCCCGGTCGACCCGGACACCCTGTGGCTGCCCGCGCTCGGCGCGGCCCGCCGCCGGGTGATGACCAGACTGGTGGCGATGTGCCGACGCGGCAGCGCCCGCTCGATCGCCGACTCGCTGACCGTTCTCGGGCTCAGCGAGGGGCAGAGGAGCGAGATCGCCCGCAACGCGGCCCTGCCGGAGGCGCCGGCCGGTCCCGCCGCCGAGATCTACACCGGCGTGCTGTACGAGGCCCTCGCCCCCGCCACGCTCGACGACGCCGCCCGGGCAAGGCTGTACGAGACGGCCGTGGTCTTCTCCGGGCTGTGGGGGGTGGTCCGGCTCGGCGACCGCATCCCGGCGTACCGCTGCTCGGTCGGGGTCAGTCTGCCCGCCCCGGTCGGCGGGCTGACCGCGTACTGGAAGAAGCAGTTGAGCAGGGCCCTCGACCCGGTGGCCGCCGGCGGACCGGTCCTCGATCTGCGATCCGGTGCGTACGCGGCGATGTGGTCGCCGCCCGCGGCGACCGCGAGCCGGGTGGCGGCCCTGCGGGTACTGCACGAGCGGGTGGTCGGCGGGGTGGCGAAGCGGTCGGTGGTCAGCCACTTCAACAAGGCGACCAAGGGCCGGCTGGTGCGCGCCCTGGCCACCGAGCCGGTCGCCCCGTCCAGCCTGGACGAGCTGATCACGGCGATGCGCGACCTGAAGTTCACCGTCGAGGAACGCCCGGCGCCGCCCGGCCGGCCCCGCCAGCTCGACATCGTCGTCGCCGAGCTCTAG
- a CDS encoding helix-turn-helix transcriptional regulator, with product MAPKATRVTNRIRALRAAAGGMTQAGLAERLGVTRQTVIAIEQGRYSPSLELAFQIARIFEQPLDTVFQYDEG from the coding sequence ATGGCGCCGAAAGCCACCCGGGTCACCAACCGGATCCGTGCCCTGCGCGCCGCGGCGGGCGGGATGACGCAGGCCGGCCTGGCCGAGCGGCTGGGGGTCACCCGGCAGACGGTGATCGCCATCGAGCAGGGGCGCTACTCGCCGTCGCTGGAGCTGGCCTTCCAGATCGCCCGCATCTTCGAGCAGCCGCTGGACACCGTCTTCCAGTACGACGAGGGGTGA